Proteins encoded within one genomic window of Nitrososphaerales archaeon:
- a CDS encoding hydroxymethylglutaryl-CoA reductase, degradative: MKTSQISGFYKLSPRERLNIVKEFAGLTDEEAELIHSMSGLKLDLANRMIENVIGGITIPLGIAVNFLINNKDYLIPMALEEPSVVAAASNAARMARVKGGFFATASDSLMIGQIQVVNVKDPYNARMKILSAKDELITKANEQDKLLISLGGGARDLNVKVIHTKTGSMVIVELIVDCKDAMGANIVNTMAEAIAPMIERISNGRVLLRIVSNLATLRLARARAVFDKNVIGGEEVVDGIIQAYSFAESDPYRCATHNKGIMNGIVAVGIATGQDIRALEAGAHSYAAFRGSYKPLTTWEKNEDGDLVGTIELPLAVGLVGGATAVHPVAKVCIKILGVKTAKELAEVMASVGLAQNFAALRALVTEGIQKGHMKLHARNIAIMAGAHGELIDLVAQRMVEERRIKMDRALELVRELKKSE; encoded by the coding sequence ATGAAGACTTCACAGATATCTGGCTTTTATAAGTTGAGTCCACGTGAGAGGCTGAATATAGTAAAAGAGTTCGCAGGTCTGACCGATGAAGAAGCGGAATTGATTCACTCTATGTCTGGATTGAAGTTGGATTTGGCAAACCGTATGATCGAAAATGTAATCGGTGGTATCACCATCCCGCTCGGGATTGCGGTCAACTTTCTCATCAACAATAAGGATTATTTGATCCCAATGGCCTTAGAAGAGCCTTCGGTAGTCGCTGCGGCGAGTAATGCTGCCCGAATGGCTAGGGTGAAGGGTGGATTCTTCGCTACAGCATCGGATTCGTTGATGATCGGTCAGATTCAGGTGGTAAATGTGAAGGATCCATACAATGCACGTATGAAGATACTGTCTGCCAAAGATGAATTGATCACAAAGGCGAATGAACAGGATAAACTTCTGATCTCTTTAGGTGGTGGGGCAAGAGATCTGAATGTTAAAGTGATCCATACAAAAACTGGCAGTATGGTTATTGTAGAGTTGATCGTCGATTGTAAGGATGCAATGGGTGCGAATATCGTCAATACGATGGCAGAAGCTATTGCACCGATGATCGAAAGAATCTCAAATGGCAGAGTATTGTTAAGAATCGTCTCCAACCTCGCTACGTTAAGGTTGGCAAGGGCTAGGGCGGTCTTCGATAAAAATGTGATCGGTGGTGAAGAAGTTGTCGATGGTATCATCCAAGCTTACTCATTCGCCGAATCCGATCCTTACCGTTGTGCAACACATAACAAAGGGATTATGAATGGTATAGTGGCTGTAGGTATAGCTACTGGCCAGGATATAAGGGCTTTGGAGGCTGGCGCACATAGTTACGCAGCCTTCAGAGGATCATACAAACCACTCACTACCTGGGAGAAGAATGAAGATGGAGATTTGGTTGGTACGATAGAACTCCCTCTAGCAGTGGGTCTGGTAGGTGGTGCTACAGCCGTACATCCCGTAGCTAAAGTTTGTATAAAGATACTTGGTGTGAAGACCGCTAAGGAGTTGGCCGAGGTCATGGCCTCTGTAGGTTTGGCCCAGAACTTCGCCGCACTGAGAGCTTTAGTTACAGAAGGCATACAGAAAGGCCATATGAAACTTCACGCGAGGAATATCGCTATAATGGCTGGAGCCCACGGTGAATTGATCGATTTAGTAGCACAGAGAATGGTTGAAGAGAGAAGGATCAAAATGGACCGTGCTTTAGAACTCGTTCGTGAACTTAAGAAAAGTGAATAA